Genomic segment of Streptosporangium sp. NBC_01755:
CCGAGGTCGAGAACATCGACATCAACGGCTGCGACCGGGTGTTCGTCGGCTACGCCGACGGCCAGGAGCTCATGCGCGACCCCGTGGCCGAGTCCGACGATGAGCTGGTCGAGCTGATCCAGATTCTCGCCGCCTACAGCGGCCTGTCCAGCAGGCCGTTCGACACCGCCAACCCCCAGCTCGACCTGCGCCTTCCCGACGGCTCCCGGCTCTCGGCCGTGATGGACGTGACGGTCCGCCCGTCCATCTCCATCCGCCGCTCCCGGCTGGGCAAGGTCTTCATCAGCGACCTGGTGGGAAACGGCAGCCTGACTCCGGAGCTGGGGCGTTTTCTGGCGGCGGCGGTGGCGGCCAGGAAGAACATCATGATTTCCGGTTCGACCAACGCCGGGAAGACGACGCTGCTGCGCGCCCTCGCCAACGAGATTCCGCCTTCCGAGCGGCTCATCACCGTCGAGCGCGCCCTCGAACTCGGCCTCGACCAATTTCCAGAACTACACCCCAACGTGGTCGCCTTCGAGCAGCGGCTCCCCAATTCCGAGGGCCAGGGCGAGATCACCATGGCGGAACTGGTCCGCCGCTCCCTGCGCATGAACCCGTCCAGGGTGATCGTCGGAGAGGTCCTCGGCGATGAGATCGTCACCATGCTCAACGCGATGACCCAGGGCAACGACGGCTCACTGTCGACGATTCACGCCAACTCCTCGATGGAGGTCTTCAACCGCATCGCCACCTACGCGCTCCAGGCCACGGAGCGCCTGCCGATCGAGGCCACCCACATGCTCATCGCGGGTGCGATCGACTTCGTGGTGTTCATCGAGAAGCGCAACGACTACGCGGTGGGAGGCAGGCTGCGGCGTTTCGTGTCGAGCGTGCGCGAGGTGGCCGGGGTGGACGGCAGGGTGCTCTCCTCGGAGGTGTTCGCCACGGCGCCCGACGGCCGGGTCGTGCCGCACGCGCCGCTGTCGTGCCTGGAGGAGCTCGTCCACTTCGGCTACGACCCGGGAGGCTGGACATGACCTCCCTACCTCAGGGCCTGTTCGACCCGCTGGTGCTGCTGGCGGGCATCGCGGTCGGCGCAGGGCTGTTCCTGCTCGTCGTCGCCCTGTACGGGGTGCGCCCCCGCCCGTCGGCCCCCGGCAGGAAGGCGGGCAGGCGCAAGTTCCTCCGCGCCCTGTCCACCCGGACCGCGGTGGGGGCCATAGTCGGGGCGGTCGTGCTCGTGGTGACCGGGTGGCCGGTCATGGCGGTCGGAGCCGTGCTCCTCGCCCTGGCCTGGCGGGGCCTGTCCGGCGGCGCCGCGGAGGAGCGGACCGCGATGCGACGGCTGGAGGCCCTGGCCGCCTGGACCGAGTCGCTCCGCGACACCATCGCCGGAGCGGCCGGACTGGAGCAGGCGATCCCGTCCTCGATCCGGGCGGCGGCCCCCACGCTCCGCCCGCACCTGAGGTCGCTGGTCGACCGCCTGCACACCAGGATGGCGCTGCCCGACGCGCTCAGACGCTTCGCCGACGAGCTCGACGACCCCTCCGCCGACCTGGTCGTGGCCGCCCTCATCCTCAACTCCAAGCTGCGCGGTCCCGGCCTGCGCGACGTGCTCGGCGCGCTGGCCGTCTCGGCCCGCGAGGAGCTCGACATGCGCCGCCGGGTCGAGGCCGAGCGCCGCTCCACCCGGCGGAGCGTGCAGATCGTGGTCGGCACGGCCATCGCCTTCGCCGTCATGCTCGTGGTGTTCAACCCCTCCTATGTCGAGGAGTACGACAACGCGCTCGGCCAGGCCGTGCTCGTGGTGGTCGCCGGGCTCTTCGGCGCCGGGTTCGCCTGGATGCGCCGCCTGGCCCGCTTCGACAAGCCCGCCCGCCTGCTGGGCCTGCCTTCCGGGGGTGAGGTGTCCGATGACTGAGGCACTGCTGGCGGGCTCCGTGCTTGGGATGGGCCTGTTCCTGCTGTTTCGAGCCCTGTTCCCCGCCCGCCCCGGGCTGGTGACGCGGCTGCTGGCGCTCGATGCCGCACGCGAGGGCACCGACGCGCCTCGCGCCCGGCTCATCCTGCCCGACGAGGAGGTCAGCGCCTTCCGCCGCGGCCTGGGGGAGCGGATGGCCCGTTTCTACGCGGCCAGGGGCTGGGAGGCGCGCTCCGCCAGGGCCGACCTGGCGCTGCTCGGCAGGTCGTTCGAGGGTTTCCTGGCCACCAAGGTGCTGCTGGCGGTCTCCGGGCTGCTGGCCTTCCCGCTGCTGGTCGGCTGGCTGGTGCTGATGGACTGGGGCATCTCCGTCACCGTCCCGCTCTGGGCGGCGCTCGTGGTCGCCGGGGTCTTCTTCGTCCTGCCGGACCTGCAGGTCAAGCGGGACGCCGCGCGGATGCGCCGCGACTTCCGGCACGTCGTCGGCTCCTTCCTGGATCTCGTCGCGATGAACCTGGCGGGCGGGCGAGGGGTGCCCGAGGCGCTGATGATGGCGGTCTCCGTGGGCAGCCCAGGACCCGACGAGGAGGGGGCCAACTGGGCGATGTCCCGCATCCGCCAGGCGCTCGGCAACGCCAGGATCGTCGGCATCACCCCCTGGCAGGCCCTCGGCCAGCTCGGTGACGAGATCAACGTCGACGAGTTGCGCGACCTGTCCGCGGCGCTCGGGCTGGTCGCCGACGACGGTGCCAAGGTCCGTTCCTCCCTCACCGCCCGCGCCGCGACCATGCGCCGCCGCGAGCTGGCCGAGATCGAGGGGCAGGCGGGTGAGCGTTCCCAGTCGATGCTCGTCGCCCAGCTCCTGCTCTGCGCGGGTTTCGTGATTTTCCTGAGTTTTCCGGCCGCTATGAAGATGTTGGGGTCCTGACCATGCTGAGCCATCCGTGGATCACTTACGCGACCGCCGTTCTGAGCGTCCGGATCGAGAAGGCGCGCAACGCCCCTACTCGGGGGGCCTCCGCCGTCGAGTGGGTCATCATCACGGCCATCATCGCCGGGGTGGCGCTCGGCCTCGCCACGCTCATCAAGAGCCTCGTCGAGGGAAAGCAGGCGGAGATCTCCAGCCAGTTCGGCGGCGGGGGCGGCGGGGGCGGCGACCTTGGAGACCCGTGACCGTGAGCGGGGCCGCCCCGGGAACGGGGGGGCCGAGCCCGGCCGGGACGGCGGCCGGAGTGATGAACGCGGCGCCACAGGACGTGATGTCACGGGACGCGGTGCCACGGAACGCGGTGCGCGTTCGGCCACGCGCAGACGAGGCCGGGGCGGTGAGCGCGGCGCCACCGTGATCGAGCTGGCGATCATCATGCCGGTGGTACTGGTCGTCATCCTGCTCATCGTGCAGTCCGCCCTCTGGTTCCACGGGCGCCAGATCGCCGACGCCGCGGCCAGGGAGGGGGCGCGGCTGGCCCGGGTCGACACCGAGTCCTGGCAGCAGGACGCCGAGTCCCGCGCCCAGGAGGTGATCCGGACCGTCGGCCCGAAGCTCCTGGAGGGCGCCACGGTCACCGCCTGGGCGGAGGGCGACCAGCGGGGTGTCGAGGTGACCGCCTCGGCGGTCCAGGTCGTCCCGCTGCTGCCCTCCACCACGTTCACGGTCACCGCGCGCTTCGGCGGTCCCGTCGAGTGCTTCCGGCCCGACGACGGAAGCGAAGGATGCGAGTGAACCCTCGGATTCCCGCGGCCGGGGACGATCGAGGGTCGCTCAGTGCCGAGACGGTGCTGCTGGCCCCGGTCTTCCTGCTGTTCCTGCTGTTCCTGGTCGGCGCGGGAAGGGTGGTGGAGGCTCAGGGCGAGGTCAACGGCGCCGCGAGGGACGCCGCCAGGGCCGCCTCCGTCGAGCGCACGCTGGCCGACGCCGAGGACGCCGCGGCCGAGGTGGCCCGCGCCGCCCTGTCGGGCGAGTGTGAGCCGGAGGTCAGCCTGGCCGGTACGGACTGGCAGGAGGGCGGCCGGGTCCACGCCCAGGTGACCTGCTCCCTGGATCTGGAGTTCCTCGGTTTCGGCGCCGCCAAGGAGATGAAGGGCGACTCGGTGGTCCCGCTGGAACAGTTCCGGAGAGTCGAGTGAACCTCGTGAACCCACCCTCGCGGTGCCGGAGCCTCCCCCGCCCGACGATGGCATGCCCGACGATGGCATGCCCGACGTCCGGGCACTCGCACGCTCCGTGTCGCCTCGCACCCCTGCCCGTGGCGTACCGGACGTCCGGGCGTCCGGCGTGTTCGGGCGCGGGGAGAGGACGCCACGGCGAGCGGGGGTCGATGTCGATCTTCACGGTGATCTTCTCGGTGGTGGTGTTCCTGCTGGCCGGGCTGCTCGTGGACGGCGGGGCCGCCATCAACGCCCGGCTGCGGGCCGCCGACGTCGCCGAGCAGGCAGCCAGGGCCGCCGCGGACCAGATCGACGTCGAGCACCTGCGCGCCACCGGCCAGGCCCGGCTGCTGGGAGAGGGGGAGGTGTGCGCGAAGGCCGAGGAGATCGTCTCCGCCCACGGCTCCGGCGACGTACAGCTCACCCAGTGCGCGCTCGGCGGCGCCCAGGCCGAGGTCACCGTGAACGTCTCCGTCACCTGGAAGGCGTTCTTCCTGGCCGCGTTCGGCTTCCCCGGCTCGGACATGGAGGCCCTGGCCGCGGCGGGGCCGGACACCGGGGCAGACCAATTGCCGTGAATTGCCGGCCCACCGGTTGACCGACGACGAATCTGGACGAGGAGGGAGACGAATGCCCACGCGACAGCCCGTGCGTATCAAGGACAGGCGCACACCGGGAGACCTGCTGGCGGGCCTCGGTGCGCTGATCGTCCTGGTCGCGCTCATCGCGGGGGTCCCCTACGCCCTGTTCCGGCTGGCCGGGCCGCCGCTCCCGGCCGAGCTGCGCGACCTCGACCTGCTGACCAGCCAGGTGGGCACGAGCACGATCGTCGCGATCCTCGTGCTGCTGGTCTGGCTCGCCTGGCTGCAGATGGTGGTCTGCGTGCTGGTCGAGATCTACGCCGGGCTGCGCCGGGTCGGGATGCCGGCGCGGGTGCCGTTCTCCGGGGGCACCCAGATGTTCGCCAACCGGCTGGTCTCGGCGGCCATGTTGTTGTTCACCGTCTCGGCGGTGGCCCTGCCGATCGCGAAGCTGACCAGCCTGCCGCCCGCGACCTCCGCCATCGTCTCGACCGGGATGTCCACGGCGTCGGCCCCGACCGCCGCCGAGCGGGCGGAGCTGGAGCCGGTGCAGAAGGCCAAGAAGGTCTACGTGGTGCAGCCGCCGCACGGCCGCCACCACGAGAGCCTGTGGGAGATCGCGGAGAAGTGCCTCGGTGACGGACGGCGGTATCCGGAGATCTACCGGCTCAACCAGCACAGGGAGCAGCCGGACGGCAGCCGTCTGCGGATGGCCGACCTGATCAGGCCCGGCTGGGTCCTGGACATGCCGGACGACGCGCGCAACGTGCACATCGTCCCGGCGTCCCAGCCGCGCGACGACACCCTCAAGGACCACCCAGGCAAGCCCGCCGAGCTGGACGGCCGTACTCAGGCCCTCACCCCGGGCGACGCGGACCTTCCGGCGGAGCCCGCACCCGAGATCTCCACCCCCGGCGAGAGGTCGGACGCGGACCGGGCACGGGAGACCGGCCGGGGACAGCAGGGGCGCCACGATGCGGCCCAGCACCGTCCTGACACCGCCGCCGAGCGCGGCACCCACGACCCACGCCAGGTGCCCGCCCCCAGCCCGGCCGCCGAGCGCGGCCCGGACACGGCGGCCACCAACGCGCCGGGCACCGGCGGGGCCAGGGCCGAGCGGCAGGACCCCGGCGCGGCGGACCCGGGAGCGGCGGTGGCGGGGCCCGCGGAGAACGGGCAGAACACGGGGCAGAACACCGGCCTGGAGATGCTCGACTACCTGGCCGGGGCCTCGCTGGCCGCGGCGGGGCTGCTGGTGGCGCTCGGCCGCAGGCGCAGACGGCAGCTCTGGCACCGGGCGTTCGGGCGTCGGATCACCCGGCCAAGGGACGACGCCGCCCAGGCCGAGCTGGCGCTCAGGCTCGGCGCGGACGCCCCCGGCAGCCGGATGCTCGACGTCGGGCTCCGGCTGCTGGGCAGGTCCCTGGCCGCCCAGAACCGCGTCCCGCCCACGGTCTACGCGGCCCACCTGTCGGCGCAGACCCTCGACCTGTGGATCCACCCGCCGGACCCCGACGCGCCCGCGCCCTGGGCCGCCCACGACGGAGGCCAGGTCTGGCGGCTTCCCGCGCACGAGGGCCGGATGCTCGACGAGCAGGCGCTCGCCGACGCGCCCGCGCCGTACCCGGGGCTGGTCTCGCTCGGCTCCAGCGGTGAGGGCCGGGTGCTCGTCGACCTGGAGGCCGCCCACGGTCCGATCAGCATCGGGGGCACGCAGGCCACCGCCGCTCTGGCGGCGCTCGCCGTGGAGCTGGCGACCAACCGCTGGTCGGACCGGATGCGCGTCACGCTGGTCGGCTTCGGCGAGGAGCTGACCGTGATCGCCTCCGATCGGATCAGGTATGTGGGCAGCCTGGCGGAGATCCTGCCCGAGCTGGAGGCATCGGGAGGAGGCCGCGGTCACGGAGGCGAGGTGCTCACCGGCAGGATCCACGGACGCGCCGCCGACCCGGTCTGCACCCCGCACTACCTGCTGTCCGCGATCGCCCCCACCGAGGAGGAGGGCCGCCGTCTGGCGCTGCTCGCCAGGAAGGGCGTCAGGACCGCCGCCGGATACGTCATCGCGGGCGACGTCCCGCACGCCACCTGGAACTGGACGATCACCGAGGAGGGCCGCGCCGAGGTGGACGCGCTCGGGTTCGACGTGGCCGCGCAGCTGCTGCCCCGGCGGCAGTACCGGGCGCTGATCGAGCTGTTCCTGGCGGCCGAGCGGCTGGAGGGCGAGCCGCTCGCCGACGAGC
This window contains:
- a CDS encoding pilus assembly protein TadG-related protein, which produces MSIFTVIFSVVVFLLAGLLVDGGAAINARLRAADVAEQAARAAADQIDVEHLRATGQARLLGEGEVCAKAEEIVSAHGSGDVQLTQCALGGAQAEVTVNVSVTWKAFFLAAFGFPGSDMEALAAAGPDTGADQLP
- a CDS encoding TadE/TadG family type IV pilus assembly protein, with the protein product MNPRIPAAGDDRGSLSAETVLLAPVFLLFLLFLVGAGRVVEAQGEVNGAARDAARAASVERTLADAEDAAAEVARAALSGECEPEVSLAGTDWQEGGRVHAQVTCSLDLEFLGFGAAKEMKGDSVVPLEQFRRVE
- a CDS encoding TadE family protein — encoded protein: MIELAIIMPVVLVVILLIVQSALWFHGRQIADAAAREGARLARVDTESWQQDAESRAQEVIRTVGPKLLEGATVTAWAEGDQRGVEVTASAVQVVPLLPSTTFTVTARFGGPVECFRPDDGSEGCE
- a CDS encoding type II secretion system F family protein, giving the protein MTSLPQGLFDPLVLLAGIAVGAGLFLLVVALYGVRPRPSAPGRKAGRRKFLRALSTRTAVGAIVGAVVLVVTGWPVMAVGAVLLALAWRGLSGGAAEERTAMRRLEALAAWTESLRDTIAGAAGLEQAIPSSIRAAAPTLRPHLRSLVDRLHTRMALPDALRRFADELDDPSADLVVAALILNSKLRGPGLRDVLGALAVSAREELDMRRRVEAERRSTRRSVQIVVGTAIAFAVMLVVFNPSYVEEYDNALGQAVLVVVAGLFGAGFAWMRRLARFDKPARLLGLPSGGEVSDD
- a CDS encoding type II secretion system F family protein codes for the protein MTEALLAGSVLGMGLFLLFRALFPARPGLVTRLLALDAAREGTDAPRARLILPDEEVSAFRRGLGERMARFYAARGWEARSARADLALLGRSFEGFLATKVLLAVSGLLAFPLLVGWLVLMDWGISVTVPLWAALVVAGVFFVLPDLQVKRDAARMRRDFRHVVGSFLDLVAMNLAGGRGVPEALMMAVSVGSPGPDEEGANWAMSRIRQALGNARIVGITPWQALGQLGDEINVDELRDLSAALGLVADDGAKVRSSLTARAATMRRRELAEIEGQAGERSQSMLVAQLLLCAGFVIFLSFPAAMKMLGS
- a CDS encoding CpaF family protein, with product MTIDHTLVKRFRQDVGDRLAHQRRLDQASGLQPMTGEDERQFARALIAQILEEFARGEIGVGRTPPTAEEEEALAAGIHAALFGVGRLQPLLDDPEVENIDINGCDRVFVGYADGQELMRDPVAESDDELVELIQILAAYSGLSSRPFDTANPQLDLRLPDGSRLSAVMDVTVRPSISIRRSRLGKVFISDLVGNGSLTPELGRFLAAAVAARKNIMISGSTNAGKTTLLRALANEIPPSERLITVERALELGLDQFPELHPNVVAFEQRLPNSEGQGEITMAELVRRSLRMNPSRVIVGEVLGDEIVTMLNAMTQGNDGSLSTIHANSSMEVFNRIATYALQATERLPIEATHMLIAGAIDFVVFIEKRNDYAVGGRLRRFVSSVREVAGVDGRVLSSEVFATAPDGRVVPHAPLSCLEELVHFGYDPGGWT